A section of the Dehalobacter sp. DCM genome encodes:
- the yedF gene encoding sulfurtransferase-like selenium metabolism protein YedF, whose translation MNYVLLISGKGFGKGEAVLGEKLMYSYLYSLSEGDNLPSHILFLNEGVKLVTEEAPVLHTLKTLVEKGVTLYACGICLDYYNLKDQVKVGEIGNMYLNMDLMAQADKVITIG comes from the coding sequence ATGAATTATGTTCTGTTAATATCCGGTAAAGGATTCGGAAAAGGAGAAGCTGTTCTTGGCGAAAAACTAATGTATTCTTATTTATATAGTCTGAGTGAAGGCGACAACCTACCCTCACATATCCTTTTCCTCAATGAAGGCGTCAAATTAGTCACAGAAGAAGCTCCCGTGCTTCATACCTTAAAGACACTGGTCGAAAAGGGAGTCACCCTCTATGCGTGCGGAATCTGTCTTGATTATTATAATCTGAAGGACCAGGTCAAAGTAGGCGAAATCGGGAACATGTACCTGAATATGGACTTAATGGCTCAGGCTGATAAAGTGATCACTATAGGTTAA
- a CDS encoding DUF3343 domain-containing protein yields MKKEEKCALIFGSVHKTLEAEQCLAAGSWPFLLIPVPPKISQGCGLAIQIDPINQSAVGLFLNEHGILIEKTVVME; encoded by the coding sequence GTGAAAAAGGAAGAAAAATGTGCTCTGATTTTCGGGTCTGTCCATAAAACACTTGAAGCGGAACAATGCCTTGCTGCCGGCTCCTGGCCCTTTTTACTTATTCCAGTTCCGCCGAAAATTAGCCAAGGATGCGGCCTGGCGATTCAAATCGATCCGATTAATCAGTCGGCTGTGGGGTTATTCTTAAATGAACACGGCATTCTGATAGAGAAAACTGTCGTAATGGAATAG